A genome region from Anopheles stephensi strain Indian chromosome 2, UCI_ANSTEP_V1.0, whole genome shotgun sequence includes the following:
- the LOC118503550 gene encoding condensin complex subunit 2, with protein MTSSTSTPLRKSDASRLFRTPQSIVREQANDDEAERRNRRSVATLNDSTMAAEENENIKMCLKLYSDNKMSKDNAWSLTIIDSFATLMSRHSKSLQNFQVAGSTLEASTKVYGLRVDSVHTDVMRMCSELTRQTARAMNNNPAEEDDAEDGGATGDQTMAEGGEGNDKENNQTVTAQPKAKKKRARKVVSTVTKSKDSINGPLDTNPFMDPFFAKLNSVVGDVNSSSRLMQNIVPTKNAELRLCMDYPFWDGTDSLELDLADSVADTYEGVECSTLRFFPLGPENLLRSLRSGYLITDAPAEDDEEEDDTSRAPLDDHMDDVEAREHAGSLMNRSALDVHFDINAEVEPVPSGDAFILDYDAKDIDGNDDFAEDDELALEQCKGLMRKTVVIEDMRPIDTCSSQLEYSYRPLDNISQFWAGPAHWKFKRSMRSRVTMAASDTASTASTNSKERLGRRKKRFELDTLDDALSVSEKLFLDYNPNRPLKGITHLKSSVCKKWESKKLKLPTDYNLDPNRFDVYKYALGITIQDHGGVGATDLAPSETYSCDGGDDQISCSNDTNDGGDNDMMVNHDDGEFHPMEHSDRPLEHGEKDKTLNATVVDVISTEFQGAPDRVHKINIAYAKTAKVIDMKQLKYNCWRIISSHVQAELGPRPSQNPSQLDVSLPPPTQPDEAKVTFTTLYRKVPHLLSKTMSENISKSLAFYAVLHLANEKSLLLGRQEDLKDFTIRKAEE; from the exons ATGACGTCATCCACCAGTACACCATTAAGAAAATCGGACGCCTCGCGTCTGTTCCGAACACCACAATCGATTGTTCGAGAG CAAGCAAACGACGATGAAGCGGAACGAAGAAACCGACGTTCGGTGGCCACGCTCAACGATTCCACAATGGCTGcggaggaaaatgaaaacattaaGATGTGTTTGAAACTGTACTCGGATAAT AAAATGAGTAAGGATAATGCCTGGTCGCTAACGATCATCGACAGCTTCGCCACACTGATGTCGCGCCATTCGAAGTCGCTCCAGAACTTCCAGGTCGCCGGCTCAACGCTGGAAGCATCCACGAAAGTGTACGGTCTGCGTGTCGATTCCGTGCACACGGACGTGATGCGCATGTGTTCCGAGCTTACGCGTCAAACGGCCCGTGCCATGAACAACAACCCGGCCGAAGAGGATGACGCCGAGGACGGGGGAGCGACGGGCGATCAAACGATGGCGGAAGGTGGAGAGGGGAACGATAAGGAAAACAACCAAACCGTCACTGCGCAGccgaaagcgaaaaagaaacgtGCCCGTAAGGTGGTCAGCACGGTGACGAAGTCGAAAGATTCGATCAACGGCCCGCTGGACACGAACCCGTTCATGGATCCGTTCTTCGCGAAGCTGAACTCGGTCGTGGGTGATGTGAACAGTTCGAGCCGCCTGATGCAAAACATTGTGCCGACAAAGAACGCCGAGCTGCGGCTCTGTATGGATTATCCGTTCTGGGATGGGACGGACTCGCTCGAGCTTGATCTGGCGGACAGTGTGGCGGATACGTACGAGGGCGTGGAATGTAGCACGCTCCGATTCTTTCCACTGGGACCGGAAAATTTGCTACGATCGTTACGGTCCGGCTATTTGATTACGGATGCACCGGCAGAAGATGACGAAGAGGAGGACGATACGAGCCGAGCGCCGCTGGATGATCATATGGACGATGTGGAGGCACGTGAACACGCCGGATCGCTTATGAACCGGTCCGCACTGGATGTACACTTCGATATTAATGCGGAAGTGGAACCGGTACCGTCCGGGGATGCTTTCATACTGGACTACGACGCAAAAGACATTGACGGTAACGATGACTTTGCGGAGGACGACGAGCTGGCACTGGAACAGTGCAAAGGGTTGATGCGCAAAACGGTAGTTATCGAGGATATGCGACCGATCGATACGTGTAGCTCGCAGCTTGAGTATTCCTACCGGCCGCTCGATAACATATCGCAGTTTTGGGCCGGTCCAGCCCATTGGAAGTTTAAGCGATCGATGCGATCCCGTGTGACGATGGCCGCAAGCGATACCGCTTCAACGGCTTCCACGAACTCGAAGGAACGTTTAGGCCGGCGAAAAAAACGGTTCGAGCTGGACACGCTTGACGATGCGCTGAGTGTGAGCGAAAAGCTATTCCTGGATTACAACCCGAACCGGCCGCTTAAAGGCATCACGCATCTGAAGAGTTCGGTTTGCAAGAAATGGGAATCGAAAAAGCTAAAGCTACCCACGGACTACAATCTCGACCCGAATCGGTTCGATGTGTACAAGTACGCGCTGGGGATAACCATCCAGGATCATGGTGGCGTTGGCGCAACGGACCTTGCCCCGTCGGAAACGTACAGCTGCGACGGTGGAGATGATCAGATATCGTGCAGCAATGATACG AATGATGGAGGTGATAATGACATGATGGTGAACCACGACGATGGTGAGTTCCACCCGATGGAGCACAGCGATCGACCGCTCGAGCACGGAGAAAAAGATAAGACGCTGAACGCCACCGTGGTTGATGTAATATCTACAGAATTCCAGGGCGCACCGGATAGA GTACACAAGATCAACATCGCGTACGCCAAAACTGCCAAGGTGATCGACATGAAGCAGCTGAAGTACAACTGCTGGCGTATCATCAGCTCCCACGTGCAGGCCGAACTCGGACCACGTCCCTCCCAAAACCCTTCCCAGCTGGACGTCAGTCTGCCCCCGCCGACACAACCCGACGAGGCCAAGGTCACGTTTACCACCCTGTACCGCAAAGTACCGCATCTACTGAGCAAAACGATGAGTGAAAACATTTCCAAATCGCTCGCATTCTACGCCGTGCTGCATTTAGCGAACGAAAAGTCGCTGCTTCTGGGGCGACAGGAAGATTTGAAAGATTTTACCATTAGAAAGGCAGAGGAATGA